One genomic window of Cannabis sativa cultivar Pink pepper isolate KNU-18-1 chromosome 2, ASM2916894v1, whole genome shotgun sequence includes the following:
- the LOC115718555 gene encoding dof zinc finger protein DOF2.4 produces MVFSSIPVYLDPPNWHVQQQNHEQYQQHQQQLSRLISPESGRGGSGGQLPPLPPPAQLIPSHHVGGGGSDSLSNGGTGTGSIRPGSMADRARLAKIPQPETALKCPRCQSSNTKFCYFNNYSLTQPRHFCKTCRRYWTRGGALRNVPVGGGCRRNKKTSKSSSRGSKSPAGNNSGDQNKQTAAGSSSSTSTGGGGLISPSADPMSGHNNNNNNTSSFLASMQNLTRFGSGNLGLNFTANNNNNNNDHHQIQAGGSDLGFQIGSEVVDQWRLQQFPLMGGGHHDFESHPGNNNLYPFQGSSGTSGMVEVGDNHDDHQMSHDHSNMMFRSRVSQLIPQVKVEDHRGNQLLVGGGGLNLLRPNLGLSSSENNNYWGPSNGNTASSTQWTDLSTLNTTNINTSTTHPLL; encoded by the exons atGGTTTTCTCATCCATTCCAGTATATTTAGATCCTCCCAATTGGCACGTCCAG CAACAAAATCATGAACAATATCAACAACACCAACAACAATTATCACGCCTTATTTCACCTGAAAGCGGCAGAGGCGGTAGCGGCGGCCAGCTTCCTCCACTGCCGCCACCTGCCCAACTTATTCCGTCACATCATGTTGGTGGTGGTGGTTCTGATTCCCTTTCCAACGGAGGAACTGGGACAGGGTCGATCAGACCAGGTTCCATGGCTGACCGAGCCCGGTTAGCGAAAATACCACAGCCCGAGACAGCTCTCAAGTGTCCACGATGTCAATCCAGCAATACAAAGTTCTGTTATTTCAACAACTACAGTCTCACTCAGCCCCGCCACTTCTGCAAGACGTGTCGCCGCTACTGGACCAGAGGCGGCGCCCTCCGCAACGTTCCAGTCGGCGGGGGTTGCCGAAGAAACAAGAAAACATCTAAAAGCAGCAGCAGGGGCTCGAAGTCTCCAGCTGGCAATAATTCAGGTGATCAGAACAAGCAAACAGCGGCTGGTTCGTCTTCTTCGACCTCGACTGGTGGGGGCGGCCTAATTAGTCCCTCAGCAGATCCGATGAGtggtcataataataataataacaacaccTCCTCGTTCTTGGCCTCTATGCAAAACCTAACCCGATTCGGCTCTGGAAACTTGGGCTTAAACTTTACTGCgaataataacaacaataataatgatCATCATCAGATCCAAGCTGGTGGGAGTGATTTAGGGTTTCAGATAGGATCGGAAGTTGTGGATCAGTGGCGTTTGCAGCAATTCCCTCTAATGGGCGGTGGTCATCATGACTTTGAGTCACACCCAGGTAATAATAACTTATACCCTTTTCAAGGCAGTAGTGGTACCAGTGGTATGGTCGAGGTTGGAGATAATCATGATGACCATCAAATGAGTCATGATCATAGCAATATGATGTTTAGGTCTAGGGTTTCACAGTTAATCCCTCAAGTGAAAGTTGAAGATCACCGGGGTAATCAATTATTAGTCGGTGGCGGTGGGCTTAATCTTTTACGACCTAATTTGGGTCTTTCATCATCAGAAAATAATAACTACTGGGGGCCGAGTAATGGTAATACAGCTAGCTCTACACAGTGGACAGATTTATCAACTCTCAACACTACTAATATCAATACTTCCACAACCCATCCTCTCTTGTAA